Proteins from a genomic interval of Lycium ferocissimum isolate CSIRO_LF1 chromosome 2, AGI_CSIRO_Lferr_CH_V1, whole genome shotgun sequence:
- the LOC132033805 gene encoding PHD finger protein Alfin1-like, whose amino-acid sequence MEGSPHPIPRTVEEVFNDFKGRRAALIKALTTDVEKFYQQCDPEKENLCLYGLPNETWEVNLPVEEVPPELPEPALGINFARDGMQEKDWLSLVAVHSDSWLLSVAFYFGARFGFGKSERKRLFQMINDLPTVFEVVTGAAKQARDAAHNSNSKSKSSGKFRQSEPQHKGVKMSPPKEEDESGEEVEEEDEQGATLCGACGDNYGQDEFWICCDVCEKWFHGKCVKITPAKAEHIKQYKCPSCSNKRARV is encoded by the exons ATGGAAGGAAGTCCACATCCAATACCTAGGACCGTAGAGGAAGTTTTCAACGATTTCAAAGGCCGTAGAGCTGCTTTAATCAAAGCACTTACcacag ATGTTGAGAAGTTCTATCAGCAGTGTGATCCTG AAAAGGAGAACTTGTGTCTCTATGGGCTCCCTAATGAAACGTGGGAAGTAAACCTCCCTGTTGAGGAGGTGCCTCCTGAACTTCCTGAACCAGCACTAGGTATAAACTTTGCCCGTGATGGGATGCAAGAGAAAGACTGGTTATCACTTGTTGCAGTTCACAGTGATTCATGGTTGCTTTCTGTTGCATTTTACTTTGGTGCACGGTTTGGGTTTGGAAAGAGCGAGAG GAAGAGGCTTTTCCAGATGATAAATGATCTACCTACAGTGTTTGAGGTTGTGACTGGAGCTGCTAAACAGGCAAGGGATGCTGCTCACAATAGCAACAGCAAAAGTAAATCAAGCGGAAAG TTTCGACAGTCAGAGCCCCAGCACAAGGGAGTGAAGATGTCTCCACCTAAAGAGGAGGATGAGAGTGGGGAGGAggtggaagaagaagatgaacaagGGGCAACCCTCTGTGGAGCTTGTGGTGATAATTATGGCCAAGATGAATTCTGGATTTGCTGTGATGTGTGTGAGAAATGGTTCCACGGAAAATGTGTGAAGATCACTCCAGCAAAGGCTGAGCACATCAAGCAGTATAAGTGTCCTAGTTGCAGTAACAAGAGGGCCAGAGTTTAG